Proteins encoded within one genomic window of Nonomuraea gerenzanensis:
- the pyrF gene encoding orotidine-5'-phosphate decarboxylase — protein MNESFGSRLRARLDTCGPLCVGIDPSPALLHTWGLDDSPAALERFCRTVVEAVADVAAVVKPQSAFFERWGSRGIAVLERTIADLREAGTLVLLDVKRGDIDSTMAAYAEAYLDKGSPLAADAVTLSPYLGFGSLEGAITSAMANDAGVFVLARTSNPEAAGLQRPVAGQVLAGAAAANAGHAPFGPVGVVMGATLPALEHSLDDLNGPILAPGLGAQGATPADVARLFGAVRHAVVPSVSRAVLADPKQVRARTLRYRDECAAHLSASAAAQK, from the coding sequence ATGAACGAGTCGTTCGGAAGCCGCCTGCGAGCCAGGCTCGACACGTGCGGGCCACTCTGCGTGGGCATCGACCCGAGCCCCGCCCTGCTGCACACCTGGGGCCTCGACGACTCCCCCGCGGCGCTGGAGCGGTTCTGCCGCACGGTCGTCGAGGCGGTGGCCGACGTGGCCGCCGTGGTCAAGCCGCAGTCGGCCTTCTTCGAGCGCTGGGGCAGCCGGGGCATCGCCGTGCTGGAGCGCACCATCGCCGACCTGCGCGAGGCCGGCACGCTGGTGCTGCTCGACGTCAAGCGGGGTGACATCGACAGCACGATGGCCGCCTACGCCGAGGCCTACCTCGACAAGGGCAGCCCGCTGGCCGCCGACGCCGTGACCCTCAGCCCGTACCTGGGGTTCGGGTCGCTGGAGGGGGCGATCACCTCGGCGATGGCCAACGACGCGGGCGTGTTCGTGCTGGCCCGCACGTCCAACCCGGAGGCGGCCGGGCTGCAGCGGCCGGTCGCCGGGCAGGTGCTGGCCGGGGCCGCCGCGGCGAACGCGGGGCACGCGCCGTTCGGGCCTGTCGGGGTGGTCATGGGCGCCACGCTGCCCGCGCTGGAGCACTCGCTGGACGACCTCAACGGGCCCATCCTGGCGCCCGGGCTGGGCGCGCAGGGGGCCACCCCGGCCGACGTGGCGCGGCTGTTCGGCGCCGTGCGGCACGCGGTCGTGCCGTCGGTGTCGCGGGCCGTGCTGGCCGACCCGAAGCAGGTGCGCGCCCGCACCCTGCGCTACCGCGACGAGTGCGCCGCCCACCTGTCGGCGAGCGCCGCCGCTCAGAAGTGA
- a CDS encoding nucleotidyltransferase domain-containing protein, with amino-acid sequence MFEAGAVLDVLEALERAGCAVWVAGGWGVDALVGRVTREHADLDLLHREEQERAVIAALEALGYAERTQGVVPGRPARFVMAGPGGRELDLHPLRFLPDGSALQRLDDEGGALAYPAAAFADGRIEGVRVPCLSVAQQVHFHQGYQPRERDLVDMASLREAYGISTHF; translated from the coding sequence ATGTTCGAAGCGGGTGCGGTGCTGGACGTGCTGGAGGCGCTGGAGCGGGCGGGCTGCGCGGTCTGGGTCGCCGGCGGCTGGGGCGTCGACGCGCTGGTCGGGCGGGTCACCAGGGAGCACGCCGACCTCGACCTGCTGCACCGCGAGGAGCAGGAGCGGGCCGTGATCGCCGCCCTGGAGGCCCTGGGCTACGCCGAGCGCACACAGGGCGTGGTGCCGGGACGGCCCGCCCGCTTCGTCATGGCCGGCCCCGGCGGGCGCGAGCTGGACCTGCACCCGCTGCGCTTCCTGCCCGACGGCTCCGCGCTGCAGCGGCTCGACGACGAGGGCGGCGCCCTGGCCTATCCGGCCGCGGCCTTCGCCGACGGCCGGATCGAGGGGGTGCGGGTGCCGTGCCTGTCAGTGGCCCAGCAGGTGCACTTCCACCAGGGTTACCAGCCGAGGGAGCGCGACCTGGTGGACATGGCGAGCCTGCGCGAGGCGTACGGGATCAGCACGCACTTCTGA
- a CDS encoding 2-isopropylmalate synthase translates to MYDWNRQRPSAMPYHRYSPAHERVEVPLTGRSWPARRVTEAPLWVPVDLRDGNQALAEPMDPERKRRMFELLTGLGFKEIEVGYPSSSRLDFDFIRHLATPGVVPEDVSVVVFTPARRELIERTFESIEGMSRVVVHLYTATAPTWREVVLGQDRPALRKMIMDSAGHIARLAGDRDIRFQFSPEVFNLTEPDYVLEICNDLTALWDAAPDRPVIHNLPATVEVATPNVYADQIEYMHRHLDRRDAVILSVHPHNDRGTGVACAELAVLAGAQRVEGCLFGNGERTGNVDLVTLALNLHTQGVDPMIDLSDIDEVRRVVEHCNRLPVPERHPYAGDLVHTAFSGTHQDAINKGLAHHAKRAAELGVPPEQAPWEVPYLPIDPADVGRGYQAVIRVNSQSGKGGIAYLLNTRYGLELPRRLQIDFASVVQRATDGSGEEITAEQLWQLFHVTYLAPGESGALAGWSTAETAPGVHEFTGTLRDGRRVSGTGNGPLSALTAALAAGGIDVDILHFAEHAVDPGRGSSAVAYVEARVNGTTCWGAGQDTSVLTASVQAVLAAVQRIG, encoded by the coding sequence ATGTACGACTGGAACCGGCAGCGCCCCAGCGCCATGCCGTACCACCGCTATAGCCCCGCCCACGAGCGCGTCGAGGTGCCGCTGACCGGGCGCTCCTGGCCCGCGCGGCGCGTCACCGAGGCCCCGCTGTGGGTGCCGGTCGACCTGCGCGACGGCAACCAGGCGCTGGCCGAGCCGATGGACCCCGAGCGCAAGCGGCGCATGTTCGAGCTGCTCACCGGCCTGGGCTTCAAGGAGATCGAGGTCGGCTACCCCTCCTCCAGCCGGCTCGACTTCGACTTCATCCGCCACCTGGCCACGCCGGGCGTCGTGCCCGAGGACGTGAGCGTGGTGGTGTTCACGCCCGCCAGGCGCGAGCTGATCGAGCGCACCTTCGAGTCGATCGAGGGCATGTCGCGCGTGGTCGTGCACCTCTACACGGCCACCGCCCCCACCTGGCGCGAGGTGGTGCTCGGCCAGGACAGGCCCGCGCTGCGCAAGATGATCATGGATTCGGCCGGGCACATCGCCCGGCTGGCGGGGGATCGTGACATCCGCTTCCAGTTCTCGCCCGAGGTGTTCAACCTGACCGAGCCGGACTACGTCCTGGAGATCTGCAACGACCTGACGGCGCTGTGGGACGCCGCGCCGGACCGTCCCGTGATCCACAACCTGCCCGCGACGGTCGAGGTGGCCACGCCCAACGTGTACGCCGACCAGATCGAGTACATGCACCGCCACCTCGACCGCAGGGACGCCGTCATCCTGTCGGTGCACCCGCACAACGACCGCGGCACCGGCGTGGCCTGCGCCGAGCTGGCCGTGCTGGCGGGGGCGCAGCGGGTGGAGGGCTGCCTGTTCGGCAACGGCGAGCGCACCGGCAACGTGGACCTGGTCACGCTCGCGCTGAACCTGCACACCCAGGGCGTGGACCCGATGATCGACCTGTCCGACATCGACGAGGTGCGCAGGGTGGTCGAGCACTGCAACCGCCTGCCGGTGCCCGAGCGCCACCCGTACGCCGGGGACCTCGTCCACACCGCCTTCTCCGGCACCCACCAGGACGCCATCAACAAGGGCCTGGCCCACCACGCCAAGCGGGCAGCCGAGCTGGGCGTGCCGCCGGAGCAGGCGCCGTGGGAGGTGCCGTACCTGCCGATCGACCCGGCCGACGTGGGCCGCGGCTACCAGGCGGTCATCCGCGTCAACAGCCAGTCGGGCAAGGGCGGCATCGCCTACCTGCTGAACACCCGCTACGGCCTGGAGCTGCCGAGGCGCCTGCAGATCGACTTCGCCTCGGTCGTGCAGCGGGCCACCGACGGCAGCGGCGAGGAGATCACCGCCGAGCAGCTCTGGCAGCTCTTCCACGTCACCTACCTGGCGCCGGGCGAGTCCGGCGCGCTCGCCGGCTGGAGCACGGCGGAGACGGCGCCAGGCGTGCACGAGTTCACCGGGACGCTGCGCGACGGCCGCCGCGTGAGCGGCACCGGCAACGGCCCGCTGTCGGCGCTGACCGCCGCGCTCGCCGCCGGTGGCATCGACGTGGACATCCTGCACTTCGCCGAGCACGCGGTGGACCCCGGCCGGGGCAGCAGCGCCGTCGCCTACGTCGAGGCCAGGGTGAACGGCACGACCTGCTGGGGCGCCGGCCAGGACACCTCGGTGCTGACCGCCTCCGTGCAGGCGGTGCTGGCCGCCGTCCAGCGGATCGGCTGA
- a CDS encoding FadR/GntR family transcriptional regulator produces the protein MPLGSLRPSPLVEQATEHLREQITQGEWPVGTRLPGETTLARTLGVGRSTVREALRALAGAGLVQARQGAGVFVIATEPAEDWPARLRRAAITDVYEVRVIVETQAARLAAGRRTEEDVAALEAALAGRERAAAGDDAAFVDADIALHAAVVAAARNPVLSDLFAEFAPALRERLIDLVQLLELRRHDPNTGHETHAGLVAAIRRGDGDAAEGILRAELEQTLALLHRRHP, from the coding sequence ATGCCGCTCGGTTCACTCCGCCCCAGCCCTCTCGTCGAGCAGGCCACCGAGCACCTGCGCGAGCAGATCACCCAGGGCGAGTGGCCCGTCGGCACCCGGCTGCCCGGTGAGACCACGCTGGCCAGGACGCTCGGGGTGGGCCGTTCGACGGTGCGGGAGGCGCTGCGCGCGCTGGCCGGTGCGGGGCTGGTGCAGGCCCGCCAGGGGGCCGGGGTGTTCGTCATCGCCACCGAGCCGGCCGAGGACTGGCCCGCCCGGCTGCGGCGGGCCGCCATCACCGACGTGTACGAGGTCCGCGTCATCGTCGAGACCCAGGCGGCGCGGCTGGCGGCCGGGCGGCGTACCGAGGAGGACGTGGCGGCGCTGGAGGCGGCGCTGGCGGGGCGCGAGCGGGCGGCGGCCGGCGACGACGCGGCCTTCGTGGACGCCGACATCGCGCTGCACGCGGCGGTCGTGGCGGCGGCGCGCAACCCGGTGCTGTCGGACCTGTTCGCCGAGTTCGCGCCCGCGCTGCGGGAGCGGCTGATCGACCTGGTGCAACTGCTGGAGCTGCGCCGGCACGACCCCAACACGGGGCACGAGACGCACGCCGGGCTGGTGGCGGCCATCCGGCGGGGCGACGGCGACGCCGCCGAGGGGATCCTGCGCGCGGAGCTGGAGCAGACCCTCGCCCTGCTGCACCGGCGGCACCCCTGA
- the rbsK gene encoding ribokinase — protein sequence MISVFGSANMDLVAYVSKAPRLGETVTGHRFRTVPGGKGANQAIAAARAGGRVAFLGAVGDDGFGAEMRSTLSEAGVDVRGLRQVPGPSGIAHIVVDDDGANSIIVVPGANGTITGPSGEDLAAIAASNALLLQLELPMPAVVAAAQAGRVAGVPVFLTPAPAQPLPADLLEAVTTLVPNEHEAAAITGVEGAEAALDALLELVEEVVITLGSDGALYGSRSGDRLRVPAVKVEAVDTTAAGDTFVGALAVARTERLPVADALSFAATAAALSVQREGASTSMPSRREIEDALG from the coding sequence ATGATCTCGGTTTTCGGCAGCGCCAACATGGACCTCGTCGCGTACGTCTCGAAAGCCCCCAGACTGGGCGAAACAGTAACCGGGCACCGCTTCCGCACCGTGCCCGGGGGCAAGGGCGCCAACCAGGCGATCGCCGCCGCGCGGGCGGGCGGCCGGGTGGCGTTCCTGGGGGCGGTGGGCGACGACGGGTTCGGCGCCGAGATGCGCTCCACGCTGTCGGAGGCCGGAGTGGACGTGCGCGGCCTGCGTCAGGTGCCCGGCCCGAGCGGCATCGCGCACATCGTGGTGGACGACGACGGCGCGAACTCGATCATCGTCGTCCCCGGCGCGAACGGCACCATCACCGGCCCGTCCGGCGAGGACCTGGCCGCGATCGCCGCGTCCAACGCGCTGCTGCTCCAGCTGGAGCTGCCGATGCCGGCGGTCGTGGCGGCGGCGCAGGCCGGCCGGGTGGCCGGGGTGCCCGTCTTCCTGACCCCCGCCCCCGCCCAGCCGCTGCCCGCCGACCTGCTGGAGGCCGTGACGACGCTCGTGCCGAACGAGCACGAGGCCGCGGCCATCACCGGCGTCGAGGGGGCCGAGGCCGCTCTGGACGCGCTGCTGGAGCTGGTGGAGGAGGTCGTGATCACGCTGGGCTCCGACGGGGCGCTGTACGGGTCGCGCTCCGGGGACCGGCTGCGGGTGCCCGCCGTGAAGGTGGAGGCGGTGGACACCACGGCGGCCGGCGACACGTTCGTGGGGGCGCTGGCGGTCGCGCGCACCGAGCGCCTGCCCGTCGCCGACGCGCTGAGCTTCGCCGCCACGGCGGCGGCGCTGTCGGTGCAGCGGGAGGGGGCCAGCACCTCGATGCCGTCCCGCAGGGAGATCGAGGACGCGCTCGGCTGA
- a CDS encoding ADP-ribosylglycohydrolase family protein, protein MIRLTWVQPEDLVGHELRQAAEDGRDVRGIADRWRAAGGHDAPPRAGASEPGAVRLRGLAEELLDELAAIPSPLPEPSDLPGIIAACPDWPGTIPPAAPGGGTTTPGGPRDGGAARGPVTGVDPARVLGAWLGRAAGCVLGKPVEKIPRQGIRQIAEATGNWPIRGWFTAEGLPDDVARRWPWNRRSAVNSLAENIDGIPEDDDLNYPLLALSLLERHGRGFTTEDVARLWLDELPAGRTFTAERVAYRNLLDGVEPPATATYRNPFREWIGALIRADVYGWVNPGNPAAAAEQAWRDARLTHTANGIYGAMFAAAMCAASLTAASAEEVVAAGLRVVPAGSRLHEAVRLAVADAAREDDFERVVDRLHERHGALHWVHTINNAALVAATLIHGRGDFTATIAGAVAGGWDTDSAGATAGAVAGALNGGVPERWRMRDSLASSLTGFDGVGLAELAARTQGMMTA, encoded by the coding sequence ATGATCAGACTCACCTGGGTCCAGCCGGAGGACCTCGTCGGGCACGAGCTGCGCCAGGCCGCCGAGGACGGCCGTGACGTGCGTGGGATCGCCGACCGCTGGCGCGCGGCCGGCGGGCACGACGCCCCGCCGCGCGCCGGCGCCTCGGAGCCGGGGGCGGTGCGGCTGCGCGGGCTGGCGGAGGAGCTGCTGGATGAGCTGGCCGCCATCCCGTCCCCGCTGCCCGAGCCGTCCGACCTGCCGGGCATCATCGCCGCCTGCCCCGACTGGCCGGGCACCATCCCGCCCGCCGCGCCGGGCGGCGGCACCACCACGCCCGGCGGACCGCGCGACGGCGGCGCCGCGCGCGGGCCCGTGACCGGCGTGGATCCGGCGCGGGTGCTCGGCGCGTGGCTGGGGCGGGCGGCCGGGTGCGTGCTGGGCAAGCCCGTGGAGAAGATCCCGAGGCAGGGCATCAGGCAGATCGCCGAGGCCACCGGCAACTGGCCGATCCGCGGCTGGTTCACCGCCGAGGGCCTGCCGGACGACGTCGCCCGCCGCTGGCCGTGGAACCGCCGCAGCGCCGTCAACTCCCTCGCCGAGAACATCGACGGCATCCCCGAGGACGACGACCTCAACTACCCGCTGCTCGCCCTGTCCCTCCTGGAGCGCCACGGCCGCGGCTTCACCACCGAGGACGTGGCCAGGCTGTGGCTGGACGAGCTGCCCGCCGGCCGCACGTTCACCGCCGAGCGCGTCGCGTACCGCAACCTCCTGGACGGCGTCGAGCCCCCGGCCACGGCCACCTACCGCAACCCGTTCAGGGAGTGGATCGGCGCGCTGATCAGGGCCGACGTGTACGGCTGGGTGAACCCGGGCAACCCGGCGGCGGCGGCCGAGCAGGCCTGGCGCGACGCCCGGCTGACGCACACCGCGAACGGGATCTACGGGGCGATGTTCGCGGCGGCGATGTGCGCCGCGTCGCTGACGGCGGCGTCGGCGGAGGAGGTCGTGGCGGCCGGGCTGCGGGTGGTGCCGGCGGGCTCGCGGCTGCACGAGGCCGTCCGCCTGGCCGTGGCGGACGCCGCCCGCGAGGACGACTTCGAGCGCGTCGTCGACCGCCTGCACGAGCGCCACGGCGCCCTGCACTGGGTGCACACGATCAACAACGCCGCCCTGGTGGCGGCCACGCTGATCCACGGCAGGGGTGACTTCACCGCCACGATCGCCGGGGCGGTGGCGGGCGGCTGGGACACCGACTCGGCCGGCGCCACGGCCGGCGCGGTGGCGGGGGCGCTGAACGGCGGCGTGCCGGAGCGGTGGCGGATGCGTGACAGCCTGGCCAGCAGCCTGACAGGGTTCGACGGGGTGGGTCTTGCCGAGCTGGCCGCCCGTACACAGGGGATGATGACAGCATGA
- a CDS encoding ADP-ribosylglycohydrolase family protein — protein MTPLEDRATGCVAGAAVGDALGGATEGWTPEQIVERYGGHVEGVVPPFNEDWRNARPIAPYHKGDGHITDDTLMTHALIRVYEKTGGHLDAYAMAEHLVPELMGERRWIPELEAEALPLQRVFLAEKWIVARLHYGHADPREAGVGNIVNCGAAMYVAPVGIVNAADPDAAYAEAIELTGAHQSSYGREAAGVMAAAVAEAMRPGATADSVVAACLRLAKDGTRAAIEAVCETAAGLGHWDGSFEALRAAVRPYDTVADTYRDQGLGARRPSRVHSIEELPLALGFLVIAKGDFRDTVLGGVNYGRDADSIASMGGAIAGALGGLASVPQEWVEQVGVASRTDLVAPGLAIAEVARRVHADDLARRRAHESAFAELDRA, from the coding sequence ATGACGCCGCTTGAGGACAGAGCCACTGGCTGCGTGGCGGGAGCGGCGGTCGGTGACGCGCTGGGCGGCGCCACCGAGGGCTGGACTCCCGAACAGATCGTGGAGCGGTACGGGGGCCACGTCGAGGGTGTCGTGCCGCCGTTCAACGAGGACTGGCGCAACGCCCGGCCCATCGCCCCGTACCACAAGGGTGACGGCCACATCACCGACGACACGCTGATGACGCACGCCCTGATCCGCGTGTACGAGAAGACCGGCGGCCACCTGGACGCGTACGCGATGGCCGAGCACCTGGTGCCCGAGCTGATGGGCGAGCGGCGCTGGATCCCCGAGCTGGAGGCGGAGGCGCTGCCGCTGCAGCGCGTCTTCCTGGCCGAGAAGTGGATCGTGGCCCGGCTGCACTACGGGCACGCCGACCCGCGCGAGGCCGGCGTCGGCAACATCGTCAACTGCGGCGCCGCCATGTACGTGGCCCCCGTCGGCATCGTGAACGCCGCCGACCCCGACGCCGCCTACGCCGAGGCCATCGAGCTGACCGGGGCGCACCAGTCGAGCTACGGCCGCGAGGCCGCCGGCGTGATGGCCGCCGCCGTGGCCGAGGCCATGCGGCCGGGCGCCACCGCCGACTCCGTGGTGGCCGCCTGCCTGCGCCTGGCCAAGGACGGCACGCGGGCCGCCATCGAGGCCGTCTGCGAGACCGCCGCCGGGCTCGGGCACTGGGACGGCTCGTTCGAGGCGCTGCGCGCCGCCGTGCGGCCGTACGACACCGTCGCCGACACCTACCGCGACCAGGGGCTGGGCGCGCGCAGGCCGAGCCGGGTGCACAGCATCGAGGAGCTGCCGCTGGCGCTCGGGTTCCTGGTGATCGCCAAGGGGGACTTCCGCGACACCGTGCTGGGCGGGGTGAACTACGGGCGCGACGCCGACTCGATCGCCTCCATGGGCGGCGCCATCGCGGGCGCGCTCGGCGGGCTGGCCTCGGTGCCGCAGGAGTGGGTCGAGCAGGTGGGGGTGGCCAGCCGTACGGATCTGGTGGCCCCCGGGCTGGCCATCGCGGAGGTGGCGCGCCGGGTGCACGCCGACGACCTGGCACGCCGCCGCGCCCACGAGTCCGCCTTCGCCGAGCTCGACCGCGCATGA
- a CDS encoding ADP-ribosylglycohydrolase family protein, translating into MSGDRIRGAFIGLAIGDAVGWPAARHRAALHAPWSRRLHRELDAFAEEHRVTTLPVPFALNQPTAPLRVGPSDDAEWLAWTVLTIDRPRAEAFGQLAGREDVRARISVATALDNLAKGVEPPASGHDNPHHFDDAAAVRAVAYGVLGRDPTPDAQVTNAADGVLAAQAMAAAVAEAVASGEAGAAVEAALAALPADTAIGRNARLAVEVARKAGDPFCAIPALDAALLDHVYSYGVGAAQTVPVALALAEAAGGDLARAVPAAACLAPLADSAPALAGALAGACGGYEAIPEGWTASARTLAGCCLPDLAGRDLIELLEGIA; encoded by the coding sequence CATCGGCCTCGCGATAGGTGACGCCGTGGGCTGGCCGGCGGCCAGGCATCGCGCGGCCCTGCACGCGCCGTGGAGCCGCCGCCTGCACCGCGAGCTGGACGCGTTCGCCGAGGAGCACCGCGTCACCACGCTGCCGGTGCCGTTCGCGCTCAACCAGCCCACCGCGCCGCTGCGGGTGGGCCCGTCGGACGACGCCGAGTGGCTGGCCTGGACGGTGCTGACCATCGACCGCCCGCGCGCCGAGGCGTTCGGGCAGCTCGCCGGACGCGAGGACGTCAGGGCCCGCATCTCCGTGGCCACGGCGCTGGACAACCTGGCCAAGGGCGTCGAGCCGCCCGCCTCGGGCCACGACAACCCGCACCACTTCGACGACGCCGCCGCCGTCAGGGCCGTCGCGTACGGGGTCCTGGGGAGGGACCCGACGCCGGACGCGCAGGTGACGAACGCCGCAGACGGAGTGCTGGCCGCCCAGGCCATGGCCGCCGCCGTCGCGGAGGCCGTGGCGTCGGGCGAGGCGGGCGCGGCGGTGGAGGCGGCGCTCGCCGCGCTGCCGGCGGACACCGCCATCGGCCGCAACGCCCGCCTGGCCGTCGAGGTCGCCAGGAAGGCGGGCGATCCGTTCTGCGCGATCCCCGCGCTGGACGCCGCGCTGCTCGACCACGTCTACAGCTACGGCGTGGGCGCCGCGCAGACCGTCCCGGTGGCGCTGGCGCTGGCCGAGGCGGCGGGAGGAGATCTCGCCAGGGCCGTCCCGGCGGCGGCCTGCCTGGCCCCGCTGGCCGACTCTGCGCCCGCGCTCGCCGGAGCGCTGGCCGGGGCGTGCGGCGGCTACGAGGCGATCCCGGAGGGGTGGACCGCCTCGGCCCGCACGCTGGCCGGCTGCTGCCTGCCTGACCTGGCGGGCCGTGATCTGATCGAACTACTGGAGGGAATCGCATGA